Proteins from a genomic interval of Beijerinckia indica subsp. indica ATCC 9039:
- a CDS encoding NUDIX domain-containing protein, whose translation MSNRALWRVFSHFPVILSAIADKKRRSAARSGSSYGSASSTNRGEHPAPSLGVRGLVFDHDARVLLVRRKGIAGWYLPGGPVHRGESVVSALARHLEAEIDFQIPDVPLLHGLFHHPRARSHVACYILLWPHSGIEPRIGRALEEARFYASTDLPATVSGPARARIEETASEAPPALDW comes from the coding sequence ATGTCGAACCGCGCACTTTGGCGGGTGTTTTCTCATTTTCCGGTGATCCTTTCGGCCATTGCCGACAAAAAGCGGAGATCCGCCGCCCGATCCGGCAGTTCTTATGGTTCCGCTTCCAGCACGAACCGGGGCGAGCATCCGGCACCGAGCCTTGGTGTGCGTGGCCTGGTCTTCGATCACGACGCACGTGTTCTTCTAGTCCGCCGCAAAGGCATAGCCGGATGGTATTTGCCGGGTGGCCCTGTCCATCGCGGTGAAAGTGTCGTCTCGGCCCTGGCGAGACATCTCGAGGCCGAAATCGATTTTCAGATACCTGACGTCCCGCTGCTCCATGGCCTCTTTCATCATCCGCGCGCGCGGAGCCATGTCGCTTGCTATATCCTCTTATGGCCACATTCCGGCATCGAGCCGCGCATTGGTCGTGCCCTGGAAGAAGCACGATTTTATGCCTCAACGGATCTGCCCGCGACGGTCAGCGGCCCCGCTCGAGCCCGGATCGAAGAGACCGCATCCGAGGCCCCGCCAGCCTTGGACTGGTGA
- the bhcR gene encoding HTH-type transcriptional regulator BhcR yields the protein MGPAIKRPRGRPPAVLKTPVASVVQSLDRALTLIELVAQSDGIGLTTLSQRADMPPSTVHRLLMTLAAHGFVEMHEQDQRWSIGVEAFRAGMAFQRRNNAVTLGRPVMQELMELSGETANIGIFEGGEVVFVTQVESYDPIRAFFRAGERRSAHASGIGKAMLAHMPRETIERVIQQKGLPAFTENTITDPTSLFIDLENIQQRGYAIDNQERNLGMRCIAAAIFNEFGEAVAGVSVSGPASRLSDERIDVLGPQVRQGAAKITRLIGGLEKA from the coding sequence TTGGGTCCTGCGATCAAGAGGCCGCGCGGTCGGCCTCCTGCCGTTTTAAAAACGCCTGTGGCCTCGGTGGTGCAATCGCTCGACCGTGCCTTGACCCTGATCGAACTCGTCGCCCAATCGGACGGTATCGGTCTGACCACTCTGTCGCAACGCGCCGATATGCCGCCGTCCACCGTCCATCGCCTGTTGATGACGCTGGCGGCGCATGGCTTCGTCGAAATGCATGAGCAGGATCAACGCTGGAGCATTGGCGTCGAGGCCTTTCGCGCCGGCATGGCGTTTCAGCGCCGCAATAATGCCGTCACGCTCGGCCGACCGGTCATGCAGGAATTGATGGAGCTTTCCGGCGAGACCGCCAATATCGGCATTTTCGAGGGCGGCGAAGTGGTCTTCGTCACCCAGGTCGAGAGTTACGATCCGATTCGCGCCTTTTTTCGCGCCGGCGAGCGGCGTTCCGCCCATGCTTCGGGAATCGGCAAAGCCATGCTCGCGCATATGCCCCGCGAGACCATCGAGCGCGTGATCCAGCAGAAGGGCCTGCCAGCCTTTACCGAAAATACGATCACCGATCCCACGTCTCTGTTCATCGATCTCGAAAACATCCAGCAACGCGGCTATGCGATCGACAATCAGGAGCGCAATCTCGGGATGCGCTGCATCGCCGCCGCGATCTTCAACGAATTCGGAGAGGCGGTAGCCGGAGTCTCCGTGTCAGGGCCAGCCTCCAGGCTCTCCGATGAGCGGATCGACGTGTTGGGGCCACAAGTCCGGCAGGGCGCGGCCAAGATTACCCGGCTCATCGGCGGTCTCGAGAAGGCGTGA
- a CDS encoding metallophosphoesterase family protein — MTFLLAHLSDPHIGPLPVPRRRELLGKRLTGYLNWQRGRSTAHDMETLGRLVADLKSHHPDHIAVTGDILNLGLAAEFPLGRLWLESLGQPENVSFVPGNHDAYVRGALPDLARTFKPWTAGEHPLGESLPFGQSMATALYPYLRRRGPVALIGLASGVPMPPFIASGRLGRQQLAGAETLLKEAAAQNCIRVIMLHHPPWAEGKFGRGLVDARPFAEMIGRVGAELILHGHEHRPSVTYLTGPKGRRVPIVGVPSASLVRGSPYRYAAYHLFAIEGTGAEPRIKASAWGLLADGKTIGDRGAVPV; from the coding sequence GTGACCTTTCTGCTCGCGCATTTATCTGATCCGCATATCGGTCCCTTGCCGGTGCCGCGCCGCCGCGAATTGCTTGGCAAAAGGCTGACCGGTTATCTGAACTGGCAGCGTGGACGCTCCACCGCTCACGATATGGAGACGCTCGGCCGTCTGGTCGCGGATCTTAAAAGCCATCATCCCGATCATATCGCAGTGACGGGGGATATTTTGAACCTCGGGCTCGCCGCGGAATTCCCGCTCGGCCGGCTCTGGCTCGAAAGCCTGGGGCAACCCGAAAACGTTAGTTTCGTGCCAGGCAATCATGATGCCTATGTGCGCGGCGCTCTGCCGGATCTCGCGCGGACCTTCAAGCCCTGGACGGCTGGAGAGCATCCCCTTGGGGAGTCTCTTCCCTTTGGACAGTCCATGGCGACGGCGCTTTATCCCTATTTGCGTCGGCGAGGGCCCGTCGCTCTCATAGGCCTCGCTTCGGGCGTTCCCATGCCACCCTTCATCGCCTCCGGTCGCCTCGGCAGACAGCAGCTTGCCGGCGCCGAGACTCTGCTGAAGGAGGCGGCGGCGCAAAATTGTATCCGCGTCATCATGCTGCATCACCCGCCCTGGGCGGAAGGCAAATTCGGGCGCGGCCTTGTGGACGCTCGTCCTTTCGCGGAAATGATCGGACGCGTTGGCGCCGAATTGATCCTGCATGGGCATGAACATCGCCCCTCGGTGACCTATCTGACGGGACCGAAAGGCCGGCGCGTGCCCATCGTCGGCGTGCCTTCCGCCTCGCTCGTGCGCGGGTCACCTTATCGCTATGCCGCCTATCATCTGTTCGCGATCGAGGGGACGGGCGCCGAGCCGCGCATCAAAGCCTCGGCCTGGGGCTTGCTGGCCGATGGAAAGACGATTGGTGACCGGGGCGCCGTGCCCGTGTGA
- the mbfA gene encoding iron exporter MbfA: MKNFSELSEREILCLAIAGEEEDNRVYSTFAEDLADRYPATAKVFAEMAQTEATHREMLNELYKDKFGPELVPISKGDVNFFIKRPPVWLTRNLSLDTIRREAEIREAEAASFYVKAAASAKDPAVRQLLRELAQTEMTHEEIAADLETKYLTVDARKTEEMTHARLFVLQYVQPGLAGLMDGSVSTLAPLFAAAFATHNNWKTFLVGLAASLGGGVSMGFAEALSDDGTMTGRGAPLLRGLACGLMTTIGGLGHTLPYLVPDEWPNAFLIATSIAGVVVFFELWAIAFMRTRYMKTPFLRAVLQVIVGGLIVLITGILIGGA, from the coding sequence GTGAAAAATTTTTCTGAATTGAGCGAACGCGAGATTCTCTGCCTGGCCATTGCGGGGGAAGAAGAAGACAATCGCGTCTATTCGACATTTGCAGAGGATCTTGCCGACCGTTATCCAGCGACGGCGAAGGTTTTCGCGGAAATGGCGCAGACCGAAGCCACCCATCGCGAAATGCTCAATGAGCTTTACAAGGACAAATTCGGTCCCGAACTCGTCCCGATCAGCAAGGGGGACGTCAATTTCTTCATCAAGCGGCCGCCGGTCTGGTTGACCCGCAATCTTTCGCTCGACACGATCCGCCGTGAGGCTGAGATCCGCGAGGCGGAAGCGGCGAGTTTCTATGTCAAGGCGGCGGCCAGCGCCAAGGACCCGGCGGTGCGGCAATTGCTGCGCGAACTGGCCCAGACCGAAATGACGCATGAGGAAATCGCCGCCGATCTCGAGACCAAATATCTGACCGTCGATGCGCGCAAGACCGAGGAAATGACGCATGCGCGTCTCTTCGTCCTGCAATATGTGCAGCCGGGCCTCGCTGGGCTGATGGATGGTTCGGTCTCGACGCTGGCGCCTTTGTTCGCCGCGGCTTTTGCGACGCATAATAATTGGAAGACGTTTCTCGTCGGTCTTGCCGCTTCGCTGGGTGGCGGCGTCAGCATGGGCTTTGCTGAGGCGCTGTCCGATGACGGCACCATGACTGGGCGCGGCGCGCCGCTTCTGCGCGGCCTCGCCTGCGGCCTGATGACGACGATCGGGGGGCTTGGCCATACGCTCCCCTATCTTGTGCCCGACGAATGGCCGAATGCCTTTCTGATCGCCACCAGCATTGCTGGCGTCGTGGTCTTCTTCGAACTCTGGGCGATTGCCTTCATGCGCACCCGTTACATGAAGACGCCCTTCCTCCGCGCCGTCCTGCAGGTCATCGTTGGCGGTTTGATCGTGTTGATCACGGGCATTCTCATCGGCGGGGCCTAA
- a CDS encoding sensor histidine kinase, with product MPYDLRQWPRKLFRAATFRLAILFALAVTAATSIVFLFVYLHVAVYDDKQVRAHLIEETADAAIEPMDRIQGEFERRLASDLRIVDFAGLYDKDGMLIAGNLPVLPADLPIDGGAHQLESPSFQDSDGYGGGPALFVGRTRADGTTIVLGRSLYEVHALRHIVSRALIVGVVPTILLTLIIGAVFSWRSAQRLQFINQRITSIMQGHLNERLPVKDGVDDIDHVSRAVNRMLDEIVRLLSQIKSVGDNIAHDLRTPLALMCARLERGLDSENEEDLRENAQLALRDLDRALMTITTLLRMSEIENGPLRQTFAPVDLREVCQQIFELYEPLAETKSITLQLIEKSAAPMVGDFQLLIEMVANLVDNAIKFTPVGGTVTFGAFPSRQGPVLRVADNGPGIPVNEREDIFKRFYRHDRSRHVPGNGLGLSMVAIIADLHGYDLTVGDNQPGAIFDFAPKRMDAARVYQVDPCEKDHSLMGRTTMRSFQSS from the coding sequence TTGCCCTATGATCTTCGTCAGTGGCCGCGCAAACTTTTTCGGGCCGCGACCTTCCGTCTGGCCATTCTCTTCGCACTCGCTGTTACCGCTGCGACCTCGATCGTCTTCCTCTTCGTGTATCTGCATGTGGCGGTCTATGACGACAAGCAGGTCAGGGCGCATCTGATCGAGGAAACCGCTGATGCGGCGATCGAGCCGATGGATCGCATCCAGGGTGAATTCGAACGCCGCCTCGCCAGCGATTTGCGGATCGTCGATTTCGCGGGTCTCTACGACAAGGACGGGATGCTGATCGCCGGCAATCTTCCGGTCTTGCCTGCTGATCTGCCGATCGATGGCGGTGCGCACCAACTTGAATCGCCGTCTTTCCAGGATTCCGATGGCTATGGCGGCGGTCCAGCCCTCTTCGTCGGCCGCACGCGCGCGGACGGCACCACTATCGTGCTCGGCCGCAGCCTGTATGAAGTTCATGCCTTACGCCATATCGTGTCGCGGGCGCTCATCGTCGGTGTCGTCCCGACCATTCTCCTCACGCTGATCATCGGTGCCGTCTTCAGCTGGCGTTCGGCGCAACGGCTGCAATTCATCAATCAGCGCATTACCAGCATCATGCAGGGGCATCTGAACGAGCGGCTGCCGGTCAAAGACGGTGTCGATGACATCGATCATGTCTCTCGCGCGGTGAACCGGATGCTCGATGAGATCGTCCGCTTGCTTTCACAGATCAAAAGCGTCGGCGACAATATTGCCCATGATCTGCGTACGCCCCTCGCTCTCATGTGCGCGCGGCTGGAGCGCGGGCTCGACAGCGAGAACGAGGAGGATCTGCGCGAGAATGCACAATTGGCCCTGCGCGATCTCGATCGGGCCTTGATGACCATCACGACCTTGCTCCGCATGTCGGAAATCGAGAACGGCCCCTTGCGCCAGACTTTTGCTCCGGTCGATCTTCGCGAAGTCTGCCAGCAGATTTTTGAGCTCTACGAGCCCTTGGCTGAGACCAAATCGATCACGCTTCAGCTCATCGAAAAATCTGCTGCGCCTATGGTTGGCGATTTTCAGCTGCTCATCGAAATGGTCGCGAATCTCGTCGATAATGCCATCAAATTCACGCCTGTCGGTGGGACGGTGACCTTCGGCGCCTTTCCAAGCCGGCAAGGGCCGGTTCTCCGGGTGGCCGATAATGGCCCTGGCATTCCGGTCAATGAGCGAGAGGATATTTTCAAGCGATTCTATCGCCATGACCGGAGCCGGCATGTACCGGGCAATGGTCTCGGCCTTAGCATGGTCGCCATTATCGCCGATCTACACGGCTACGATTTGACGGTGGGGGACAATCAGCCCGGTGCCATCTTTGATTTCGCGCCTAAACGTATGGATGCAGCAAGGGTCTATCAGGTTGATCCCTGCGAGAAAGATCATTCCCTCATGGGCAGGACGACCATGAGGTCCTTCCAGTCTTCGTGA